TACAGGCTCAAGGCTTTTGCGCTAAAAAGTGGTTTATTCTGTCCGGGCTTTTACGGACGCAGGCAAAAGATATCGCTTCCAGCTTGTCCAGGCATCCCTTCCAAATCATAAAAAAGTGGGAACAGGACGGTATCTGGCATACGTTTTTCGGAAAAATCGGCTGAAATTAAGATTACATCTGCTGCTAAAGGTTAAAAATGTACATCAAGTGTTGGGGATCAAGGGGTTCCATTCCTGTTTCAGGCAAGGATTATCTTAAATACGGCGGGGATACCACCTGTATTGAGATCAGAACAAAAAGCGACGATATCATCATCGTTGACGCCGGAACCGGAATCCGAAGGCTCGGCAACCAACTGATCGAGGAAAACCGCTATGAGTATAGTTTCATCTTTACCCATGCTCACTGGGATCACTTGATGGGATTTCCTTTTTTCAAACCGATTTACTTCCAACAGTCCAGATTATTCATGCACAGATGTCCGTTTCACAGCAGGTTTGTGGAAACCGTGCTTTCCAGGGTTATGTCACCCCCAAATTTTCCGGTAAAATATTCTGAAATCAAGGCCCAAATCGACTATACCGATGCCTGCCCGACAACATTTGAAATCGGCTCTATCACGATAGAACCGATCCCGATCAGTCACCCCAATAGCGGCAGCGGATACAAGTTCATCGAAGATGGCAAAACTTTTGTTTTTCTGACGGATAATGAGCTCGATTTTGTCCACCCCGGCGGCCTGACCTATCAAGACTATCTAAAGTTTTCAACGGGGGCCGATCTTTTGATTCACGATGCCGAATATACCCCCGGCGAATATAAATCGACGATTGAATGGGGACACTCTGTATTTACCCGGACCCTTGAACTTGCCCTTGAAGCCGGAGCCGGCAAATTGGGCCTGTTCCATTTAAACCAGGATCGAACCGATCAGGAAATGGATGAAATCGTGGAAGTATGCCGGCAGCGTGTCGTTGAAAAAGAGAGCGATCTTGAATGTTTTGCCGTGGCCGGCGATATGACGTTTATTTTATAGTTTTTCATTGTTCCCTTTCCATTTTCTACCATAATGTATCTTGCAATCCCGCTTTTTCCAAACGCTATATCCTGTAAAATTCCCGCACCGAAATAGGTATCTTCGATAAGCGGGACAGGCCGAAGCCAAATAATGGTTTATTTATCACGAAAGCACGAAAATAGGAAAACACGAAAAAATTTTAATTTCGTGCCTTCTTCCTTTCGTGTTTTCGTGATGGATTTAAAATCTTTTGACACAAAATGAATGCATATAATTATTTATTACTCAAAACGTGGACGGTCTCCATTTAACGGCCGAAATCGAGCGCTTGCTATAACAAATTAAAAAAGATTGGACGATGTAATGCTGCGTGCAGACCTATACGAAAAAAGCATCCATTTAGAGCCCTATGTTTCTTCCGGTGACTGCCGGGCCTGCGGGTTTCACAGCCGGGAAGAGTTTCTGGACAGCCTGCGGGCCGGACGACTCAAACCCGCGCAGTGCAAGATGGCAAGGCGGCGTTTTTTCCAGTTACTCTGGGCGGCCAGACCCAAGGATCTTTTGCCTGAAGTCGAGGTTCTCCAGCTCCCCAATCCCGGTCCCACCGGGCTTTTTCCCATCAACCGGCCGGAAAAGGATTCACCGATTCTGGTGTCGGGCAATTCAAAGTCCACCGCCGAGGTTCTTGGCGCGGTCCTTTCCACTACATCGAGCCCATTCTGGTATCTGGTCGTGGATACGGATGGACATACCGTGGACATGGCCATTGTATACGAAGTCCTGACGGCCGAAAGGGTGGTGCAGGCACTTGCCCGAGAAAAGGCCGATCGCATCGCTCCGGAATCCACCCTTTTTTTGCCGGGCCTGGCAGCCCCGATACGTGACAAGCTGGTTGCGCAAAGCGGTCGAACCGTGACCGTCGGCCCTGTCTGCGCGGCCGAACTTCCGCTGTTTTTCGGAGAAACCCACTGGAAGGTGGCCTGACCCTGTTTTCAATTTTCCTGTTATAGCAGTTCCCACAAATATGTTTCGATTTATCCGCCTTTGGAGGGCGGGTAAACCGGGAACCCTGAATCTGGAACCGATCAGTTCAGGGATATGTCATATACAGGGGCGAAGATATTGCTGGAAAAAGATCGACTGTCAGTTTTATCCCCTAACGGTGCTTATGATAATCGCGGGGGCTGTTTTGGACACCGGGGGATGTCAAGGCATAATGCTTCGTGCCAGACGCGTCGTCTGGCTGATCATGGGAAGCGGAATGGACAGGATGTTGTCATGGTAGGACACCCCATGCATTGAATATCTTATCCCAAACAAGGTTTGCGGATATTCTTCAAGAAAGAGTCGCATGCTTTTCAGAGAACCCCTGGCGCCGGCCTTCACTTCAACAGGGACCGGCATCCCATCGACTTCAATGACATAATCGACTTCGGCTTTGCTCCCCCGGGCCTCCCTGGCCCAGAAATATAATCTAGGTTCAGCGTATGGGTCTGCACAGGCCAGCAGTTCCTGACCGGCATACTGTTCCGC
This genomic stretch from Candidatus Desulfatibia profunda harbors:
- a CDS encoding MBL fold metallo-hydrolase; amino-acid sequence: MYIKCWGSRGSIPVSGKDYLKYGGDTTCIEIRTKSDDIIIVDAGTGIRRLGNQLIEENRYEYSFIFTHAHWDHLMGFPFFKPIYFQQSRLFMHRCPFHSRFVETVLSRVMSPPNFPVKYSEIKAQIDYTDACPTTFEIGSITIEPIPISHPNSGSGYKFIEDGKTFVFLTDNELDFVHPGGLTYQDYLKFSTGADLLIHDAEYTPGEYKSTIEWGHSVFTRTLELALEAGAGKLGLFHLNQDRTDQEMDEIVEVCRQRVVEKESDLECFAVAGDMTFIL